CGATGGGCAGTACATCGATCTCATCGAACGCTACACCAAGGAGCAGGGCCTCTGGCGGCAGAAGGATGTCGAGCCGGAGTTCAGCGAGGTGCTCGAGCTGGACCTGGCGACCGTCACGCCGAGCCTCGCCGGGCCGAAGCGCCCGCAGGATCGCGTCGAGCTGTCCAACGTCAGCAAGGTCTTCAACAGCAACTTCGGCGCAATGATGAAAGAAGCCGACGCGAAGCGCGCCGCGACTTCCGATCAAGCCACTGGCGGATTAGCCGTTGCAGAGAAAACCAAAGCCGAAGTGAAACACGCCGACGTCGTCATCGCCGCCATCACCAGTTGCACCAACACGAGCAACCCTTCGGTCATGCTGGGGGCCGGCTTGCTGGCCAAGAAAGCCGTCGAGAAAGGGTTGCACGTCAAGCCCTACGTAAAGACCAGCCTGGCGCCGGGATCGCGCGTCGTAACTGACTACCTCGAAAAGGCAGGCACGACCAAGGCCCTTGATGAGCTTGGCTTCAACACCGTGGGCTATGGCTGCACGACGTGTATTGGCAATAGCGGTCCGCTACCGCAACCGGTGGCCGATGCCGTGACGAAAGGCGACCTGGTCGCGGCGGCTGTTCTGAGCGGTAATCGCAATTTCGAGGGGCGCATCAACCCGCTGGTAAAGGCCAACTACCTAGCCAGCCCACCGCTGGTCGTAGCATACGCCCTGGCCGGGACGACCGACATCGATTTGGTGAATGACCCGTTGGGAACTGGCCGGGACGGCAAACCGGTCTACCTGAAAGATATTTGGCCGACGCAGAAGGAAGTCAGCGACGCGATCGAGCAGGCCGTGAAGCCCGAGTCGTTCCAGGCGCGCTACTCCGGCGTGTTCGAATCGAACGAGCGATGGAACGAGATCGACGTGGCGGGAAGCGCCCTGTACGCGTGGGACTCGGACAGCACCTACATCCAAGAGCCGCCGTTCTTGAGCGGCCTGCAGGCCTCGGACGAGCCGGTGAAGCCGATCCAAGGGGCACGAGTGCTGGCGGCGCTAGGCGACTCGGTAACGACCGACCACATCTCGCCCGCCGGCTCGATCGCCACGAAAAGCCCGGCCGGTAAGTTCTTGGTCGAGCATGGCGTCGATCCGCGCGATTTCAACAGCTACGGTGCCCGTCGCGGCAACGATCGCGTGATGACCCGCGGCACGTTCGCCAACATCCGCATTCGCAATTTGCTCGCTCCGGGAACCGAAGGAGGCGTCACGCGTCACCTGCCGGACGGCGCGGTGATGCCGATCTATGACGCTGCGATGAAGTACCACGAGGAAAAGGTTCCATTGGTCGTGTTGGCCGGCGCCGAATATGGTACCGGCAGCAGCCGCGACTGGGCCGCTAAGGGAACGATGCTGTTGGGCGTTCGGTTCGTGATTGCCGTCAGCTACGAACGCATCCATCGCAGCAACCTGGTGGGCATGGGCATCCTGCCGTTGCAGTTCAAGCAAGGCGAGACCTGGCAGTCGCTGGGCCTGACCGGGGAAGAGACGTTCGACGTGCTGGGCCTGGACGACAATATTAAGCCGCGCAGCCAACTGACCGTCCGCGCGACGACGCCCGGCGGCAAGGTGACCGAGTTCCAGGCCACGGTGCGGATCGATTCGCCGGTCGAGGTCGACTACTACCGCAACGGCGGCATCCTGCAAACCGTGCTACGCAAACTGGCCGCCGCGAAGTAACGCGCGCGTAACATCGAGCGAAGGACGGACCGAGAGGTCGATCGCCAATCCGCTTAGCGGCTGCGCGTGATGTTGATCGCCACGCCGCCGCCGAACATGGCCCAGCCACTGTTGGTCATCATCGGCATAGCCGGAATGATTGAGTAGCTGATCGAGCTGTTGTTTTGCGGGAAGTAATCGCGCGCCAAACGGCTCCCCCCTTGCGACCGGCGATTATTGCTGGTCGGTGCAGAGACAATATGCGACGCCGAGGGGCGTGGCCTTTCCATACGGCGTGATTCGCCACGTGCCTCGTCCGAGGCGATCTGCAACTGCTTCATCTGCTGGAAAGTTTGATGCACCTCGGCCGTCGACTGATGTCGCATGGCGAAACGCGCCAGCCGTTCCTTCAACTCTTCAGGAGTTGAGCCCACGACGTCGGGCAGTTGATGCCGGCACTTCTTAACATAGGCCGGAGTCGCCGCGGCCAGACTTTCTTCCAAGTGATTCTGCAGAGCCACGGTGCCGGGCCCGTACAGGATGTTCAACTTCGCATCGATCTCTTTGATGAATTCCTTTTGACTCCCCTTGGCGACCTTGCGTACGCGGTCCGCCATGCGGCTTTGGATCTGCCGCACCTGGCGGGCATCATACAGCGTCTGTACCGACAGCCATTGCTTGAAGCGCAGTAGCGTGTCCTGCCACGGGTCGCCCGTGAGGAAAGAGTTCGACTCGTCGGAAGACAACGTGGGATCGTCCGGTAGCGCCGGCGTGGGATGCACATCTTGCGGCGCCTGGCGGGGCGCGGCCTTGGCTGCCGGCTTCGTCGTTTTCGCCGCGGGCGGCTTTTTCGCTGCCGCGGTGCCCGTCGACTTTTGCGGCGCGTTGTCCTGCACCGCAGCAATGCCTCGAGCAGGCCCAACCAGCCCGACCGCAATCAGTGCGCAGACCGTCAGCCGCAACGGCATCGAATCGGAAATGTTCCGAGGCGCGTACACGGCAAATAAACTCCTCACATAAACATAACTCTAGGTGAGGGCAAAATCCAACCTTGCCCGGCGCCGGCCGTCACCGCCTGCTTGTACCAATGTCGTCCACGGCCCCGGCCCAAGGTCAAAGCATGCCGAAAGGCGCGATTGGGCAAAGTGAATCCGCGGGAATCGTGGCTTCCGGTCCGGATTGGGACTGTGCCAGCATTGGAAAATGCCGAGCCTTCGGCTTTCCTGCCAATTTCTTAAGATTTGCCGCGTGACACATCCCCGGCACGTGGCAGCCGACGCTTCACGGCGCAGGACCTCTTTTCGTACCAAGCGGCGCGGCATCCACTTTTGCCGGCGGTTCTTCTGGACGAATGCGCTCGAGCAACAAGCCGCGCAGCAATGTACCTTCGGTGGCCGGTACCTTGCCGATCAGTTGATAGTTGTCGTTCATCCACACGGCCAGCAGGTCGGCATAGCCATCGGTGTTCGACCGAAAATCCTGAAAGCCGTAATCGGCCAGATCCTCGTCAGTGAGGATCAAATAGTCAGGCGGGTGGTCGAGAAACGCTTCCAAAATGCGAGTCTCGCCGAACATCAACACTTCGACCGGCATCAGCGAAATGAACGGCGTGGGATCCACGCGCCGCGTCAGGTAGTTGAGCATGATCCCTTCGGGCACGACGGCCAGCGTGGCCTCGGGCGGCGCAAGCGTTTCAAGCTCTGCCAACAAGCGATTGATTTCTTCGCCGCGCGAGTCGGCCCAAAAGGCATCTGCGCCCGACCCGACGCGCTCGGTCAGGGTCGCCAGCTTTTGCGAAGTCTCGTCCAGCGAGCGCAATACGATCACTAACAGCGCCGCCAGGAAAGCGCCGCGCAACATCCAGCCCGAGCCGCCGGAATATTCAAGCCACCGCGGCGCCAGGTCCCACAGCGCAAAGATCAGCAACAGCGTGGCTGGCATCGACAGATAAAAGCCGTAATGAATCAAACGGACATGCAAGAAAATCTTGGCTGTCATCAACAGCGCGAAGATCAAGAGCGCCACGGTCACGGCCAGCCGCCCGCGCTCGGCCGCGTCCGGCACGCGCTTCCATAGCAGGGCCACGCCCAGCAATGCTCCTGCCATGGCAATCGGCAACGGGCGCAGCGCATCCGAATTGGGAACCACTTCGAAGTTCCACAGCAGAATTCCCAGCACCACGGCAAACGAGATAATCGCAGCCCCCAGCTCGGCTCGGCGCGATTGCCACACCAGCAGGCCGACTCCGGCCGGCATGCCCAACAGCATTCCGTACCAGAAGAGGATCGAGAGCAGCACGCCGAAATGTTTCATGGCGTCCTGCGCGCCCATTGAATGGCGGTAGAACGGCAGCGACGTGATCTCGGTGTCAAAGACCCATTTCCAGCCCCCTAGACTGCCTGTCGCCGCCGCAGCAGGTCCGATCGCTAGCGACAATAGCGCCGTAGCAACGATGAAGGGAACGAACAGCGGACCGACAAACGCCACGGCCATGCGCCCCAACTGCGCGTTATTCCGCCCACCGGCGGCGTGAGCCAGCAACAACCCCAGGGCGACCGCCGGCAACGTGGCGCCAAGAATCTCAGGCTTCGTTAGCGCGACTAGTCCGACGCACAATCCGCACAGCGCGACGTCCCGTAAAAGCGCGCCGCGCACATAACGGGCCAGAAAGTAAAACGCCGCCAGCGACAGCGTCAGCCCGTGCGTGACTTCGTGCGAGTAAGGACAGATGTAGTTGTAATTGGCGGCAATCGTATAACGCGAGAACGCAAACAGCAGTACCAAAACCAGGCAGCCGAGCAAGGCCGACGTGCGGCTGCCAATCGTTCGCAGCAGCGAATACCACAGCGCGAGCATCACGCCCAGAATCGCCAAGTTCACCACGACCAACGTGCGCAGCCCAACGCCGAATAAACGAAACCACAGGGCGTTCCAGTAGGGCGAGAGCGGACCATTGAAAAAGGCCAGGTCGCGATACAGAACCTCGCCTTCCGTAAGCCGCCAGGGAACGTACAGCTCGCGGCCGAAATCGACGATCACATCCGGCCAAGTGCCCCACGTCCAACAGAGCATCGCGCCGACCGCGGCCACGATCAACACCGGGCTAACCCAGGGCACCAGCGGCGCAAAGCGCGCCAGGCGCGGCGCGATTTCCGGCACGGCTTCCCGTGCGACAACAGGCTTCGGCTTGCTCTTCGTGGGCTTGGCGGGGCTCATCGCGATCGGCTAAGGCTGATTCTCGGGCTTGGCAAGCAGCTCGCTCGGCGGGCCGACTAGCGCTTGCGCCAGGTCTGCGTCCGTGAGCCGGTAGATGAGAATAGAATAGCCGATCTTCGTCGTCGGTTCGCGCTGGCGCAGAAAACTACACAACCGCGAAAAGCGCAGCTCTTCGTAGTTGCGGAGCGCCATCTTCAACTCTTCCGGGTTCAGTTGCGGTACCAGCTTCGCCATTGCCGACAGGTCCGCCCCCTGTTGCACAGGCGCCTCGAAGACCGAACGCAGCCGCTGGTAAAGTTCCTCGTACACCGTGTTCCAATGTCCGGGATAATTGCCGTAGATCGGCTGTACCATCGTGGCGCTGATGCAGTACAGGCCAGCAACCAGCGGCGGTGGCGCGGCTTCGTCGTGCCACCGCATGCGAAAGCTCGGCAACGGTCGCACATCAATGCCGTAATATTGCGGCCCGGCCATGCCGAAATAGGAAAGGTAAACGCGCTGCCCGTCAGCGGTATCGTCCTGATGCTCGTGCAGCCAGCGTTTCAGTCCCTTTAGGTCCTGCCCCCAGTCGAGCGAGCTGTCGACCAGCCGCCGATAGGCATGATCGGGCCCGCCGGACAGCAGATTGAAATATGCGAGGTAATTCGGCCAGCTCCATACAGCGACGATCGCGTAGCTGGCCAGCGCCGCGAGCACCGCGACGCGTGCCCCGGTAATTAACGCTCCACCAGGAACATTCGCGGCGGATGGATCTTTCTTCGATCGCGCGGCGCGTGATCCTGTGAACGAGCGGAACCACAGGCCCGCGGCTCCGGCCAGGATGAACAACGGTGGGTACGTCGGCAGGATATGTCGATGGCCAATGTTCATGCTGCTGGTGATGGCCGTGGCCCAATAAACTCCCCACAACACCAACAGTGGCGACAGCGGATACCACCAGGCGCGCTGCTTCGAGGCAGCCGCGTCTGCCATCGCCGCTCGCCGCGCGACCCGGCATCCCCACATCCCAAGCGCCAGCACCACGAACAGCGACAGCGGATTCTTCCACGCGAAGCAATAGGGAAAGAATCGCGCCCAACCCTTCGTGCTGTACATGCCGTCGAGAAACGAATGGCGCGCCCCGGTGAAGAGCGTGTAGCCGAAGCCGTACATCCACGCCTCGGGCAACAATTTGTATTGCCGGCCGAGTTCGAGCGCTCGCGCGACATACGGCGGCAACCCCTCTTCGACACCTTCCCAAGTCACTTGAAAGCGCGTCGCCTCGTTCGTCTGATCCGGGGCGAATGCCGAGTAGCGAAAACCATAGGACGTCCAGATCACGAGCGAGACGCCAAGCGCTACAACGACTGCCAGCCCAGCAAACAGCGCCAACTGCGGCGTCAGCCCGTTTACCTCGCGCGGACGACCGATCCGCCAATGCACCGGCGCTAGATCCGAGAGCCGTATCGCGACCAGGACTGCCGCCATAGGGCCGATGAGCACGCCGGAAAACTTCACCAGCAATAATCCGGCGACCGAGAAGCAAGTAGCCCCAACTGCCGCGAGCGTCACGCACTGCAGCAGTGTCCATAAACATCCGACCGACGCCGTGAAAAACAGCGTCGCCATCAAGTCGGACGTCGTCAGAAATCCATTCGCCAGAAACGTCGGAGAGAAGGCATACAGCGTCAGGCTGATCAAGCCGCCGGGCAGGCCGAATAACTTGCGCGACCATAGATAAACCAGCAGGCCCAACGCGGCGCTGGCCAGCGCGATCGCGGCCCGTCCGCGCACCAGCATCGTGTCCAGATCGTTCCCGGCACGAAAGAGAAAATGATCGCTCGTTTCCCACGGCAGGCCCGTGTCCC
Above is a window of Pirellulales bacterium DNA encoding:
- the acnA gene encoding aconitate hydratase AcnA, producing DGQYIDLIERYTKEQGLWRQKDVEPEFSEVLELDLATVTPSLAGPKRPQDRVELSNVSKVFNSNFGAMMKEADAKRAATSDQATGGLAVAEKTKAEVKHADVVIAAITSCTNTSNPSVMLGAGLLAKKAVEKGLHVKPYVKTSLAPGSRVVTDYLEKAGTTKALDELGFNTVGYGCTTCIGNSGPLPQPVADAVTKGDLVAAAVLSGNRNFEGRINPLVKANYLASPPLVVAYALAGTTDIDLVNDPLGTGRDGKPVYLKDIWPTQKEVSDAIEQAVKPESFQARYSGVFESNERWNEIDVAGSALYAWDSDSTYIQEPPFLSGLQASDEPVKPIQGARVLAALGDSVTTDHISPAGSIATKSPAGKFLVEHGVDPRDFNSYGARRGNDRVMTRGTFANIRIRNLLAPGTEGGVTRHLPDGAVMPIYDAAMKYHEEKVPLVVLAGAEYGTGSSRDWAAKGTMLLGVRFVIAVSYERIHRSNLVGMGILPLQFKQGETWQSLGLTGEETFDVLGLDDNIKPRSQLTVRATTPGGKVTEFQATVRIDSPVEVDYYRNGGILQTVLRKLAAAK
- a CDS encoding glycosyltransferase family 39 protein; the protein is MSPAKPTKSKPKPVVAREAVPEIAPRLARFAPLVPWVSPVLIVAAVGAMLCWTWGTWPDVIVDFGRELYVPWRLTEGEVLYRDLAFFNGPLSPYWNALWFRLFGVGLRTLVVVNLAILGVMLALWYSLLRTIGSRTSALLGCLVLVLLFAFSRYTIAANYNYICPYSHEVTHGLTLSLAAFYFLARYVRGALLRDVALCGLCVGLVALTKPEILGATLPAVALGLLLAHAAGGRNNAQLGRMAVAFVGPLFVPFIVATALLSLAIGPAAAATGSLGGWKWVFDTEITSLPFYRHSMGAQDAMKHFGVLLSILFWYGMLLGMPAGVGLLVWQSRRAELGAAIISFAVVLGILLWNFEVVPNSDALRPLPIAMAGALLGVALLWKRVPDAAERGRLAVTVALLIFALLMTAKIFLHVRLIHYGFYLSMPATLLLIFALWDLAPRWLEYSGGSGWMLRGAFLAALLVIVLRSLDETSQKLATLTERVGSGADAFWADSRGEEINRLLAELETLAPPEATLAVVPEGIMLNYLTRRVDPTPFISLMPVEVLMFGETRILEAFLDHPPDYLILTDEDLADYGFQDFRSNTDGYADLLAVWMNDNYQLIGKVPATEGTLLRGLLLERIRPEEPPAKVDAAPLGTKRGPAP